The genomic segment CTCGCGGACAACGCGGTTGGCGTCTCGTTTTACGAATCTCGCGGGTTCGAGCGGACCGCCGAGCGCGAGCGCGAAATCGGCGATCAGACCCTCTCAGAGTACGTCTACTACCGTTCGGTACCGCTTTGACCCACGAGCCCTGTCACAGCCGATACTGTCTCTCGTCTCTGTGGAGTAACCAAACCTCATTTGCCGACGATGGCTGGCATGCTGACTGGTAAGTCCATCGAAACGTCTCACACGACTCTTCTGGGTTGTACATCGTGAGATCTCAAAGACCGCTCTCGCGGCTCAGTCGTCGGTTTTCGCTGGTTCTTCGGTGACGTTGATCGAGACGCCGATGTTATCCTGCGTCTCGCCGAATCCTGCGCTCAGGACCCGGGTTAGCGCGTCCTCGACGCGTTCGTCGGTTTCCGAGTAGTCGTCGGGTGCGACCTCGACGACGAACCCGGTGGTGATGTTGGGCGCAGTCGGAAGAAAGAGCACGTCGCGGCCGTCGCTAGTCTGCTTGCCGGTTTTGAACGCCGTCATCCGCATCCCGTTCCAGGTTTCGAGTTTCACCGGGGCCTGGAGGTCGCCGGTGCCCGTCACCGCGGTTTCGACCGCCATCTTCGAGGCGTTGTAGACCACCCTGAGCCCCGGGAGGCTGTTCATCACGTCGTCGATCGCACCCTCGACCAGCGGCCCTGTCGCCGTGCGCATCAGATACCCGATCGCGAACACCAACAGGGCGAACAGGATCAGCGTGAGCGGAACCCGAACCCACCCCGGCTCGATACTTTCGATGAACGGCAGCGTCGCGATGGCGTTGTAGATGAACGCGATGACGTAGAGCGTGACGATGACCGGCACGAGCACGATCAACCCGCTCGTGGCGTCGCGCTTCCAGGAGGTCATTTGTTCGACGGTCACCCCCGACCGTAATGAGCGCTTCCCCTACTGCCCCACGATCGCCCGCAGCGCAAACGTGAGGTTCTCGGTCCGTTCCATCGCCCGCCGGGAGAAATAGGATAGCCACTTGCCGCCGTAGGGGGCGTACTGCCAGACGTCGTACTCCTCGGCGAGTTCGAGTTGGGCCTCCTCGCGGACCCCCATCAGCATCTGGATCTCGAAGTCCGTCCCGAACTCCTCGTGGCGGCGGGTTGCGTGCTCGATCATCGCGGGGTCGTGACTTCCCACCGCGATGCCGTCGTCGAACTCTTCGAACATGAAATCGAGACAGTCGCGGTAGGCCTCGTTGACCCGCGGCTTCTTCCGGTGGGCGATCGCCGCGGGCTCGTCGTACGCACCCTTCACCAGCCGGACTTTCCCCGGCAGGTCTGCCAGCCGGCGGAGGTCCTCGGGGGTGCGCTTCAGATTCGCCTGAATGCAAACGCCGACCCGCTCGTACTCCGTGGCGTGATCGGCGTAGGCGTCGAGCGTGGCGTCGGTCGTCGGATGGTCCTCCATGTCGATCCAGACGAATTTTTCGTGGGTGGCCGCCCGATCGACGATAATCGCGAGGTTCTCTCGAAACGTCTCCTCGCCGATCCCGAGGCCGATCTGTGAGGGTTTGACCGAGATGCATGCCCCGAGTCCCGCGTTGTCGATATCCGTGAGGAGATCACAGTAGGCGTCGCGGTCGTCGATCGCGGGTTCGGGCTGCTCGTAGTGCTCGCCGAGCCGGTTACAGATGGTTCTGACGCCCTGGTCCTCGAGCTGGCGGACGTGTTCTAAGAGTTCGGCCGGGGTCTCGCCCGCGACGAACCGACTGGCGATCGGCGGGATCATGCGCGCAATTCTTGCCGGGCGATCAATAGCAGTTCCGCTCCGCGATCGGGTCCGGTTCCACCGACCGCAGCTGCTCGTCGAGAATCGAATCGGCGTTGGATCGGTGGTTCGAGCGACGGTCGCTATGAGATGTTGTCGACGATGACGTCGGCGAACTCGCTGGTGGCGAGTTTCTCGCCGCCCTCGATCTGTCGGTGGATGTCGTAGGTGACCTGCTTCGAGGAGATGGTGGCCTCGACGGCGTCGTAGACCTTCTGTGCGGCGTCGTCCCAGCCGATCTCCTGGAACAGGATCCGACCCGAGAGGATCAGCGCGGTCGGGTTGGCCTTGTCCTTGCCGGCGTGTTTCGGCGCGGAGCCGTGGACGGGTTCGGCGACCATCCGACCGTCACCGATGTTCGCGCCTGGCGCGATCCCGAGTCCGCCGATCTGTGCGCCGGCGGAATCGGAGAGGTAGTCGCCGTTCAAGTTCGGCATCGCGAGGACGTCGTAGTTGTCGGTGCGGGTGAGGATCTGCTGGAGCATGTTGTCCGCGATCCGGTCGTTGACCACGAGTGTGTCCTCGGGTGCGTCACCGTCCTCGTCCTCCCAGAGGGTGTCCTCGGTGATGACCTCGTCGCCGTACTCCTCTGCGGCGACCTCGTAGCCCCAGTCACGGAACGCGCCCTCGGTGAACTTCATGATGTTGCCCTTGTGGACCAGCGTGACCGAGTCGCGGTCGTGAGCGAGGGCGTAGTCGATGGCCTTCCGGACGAGGCGTTTGGTGCCGAACTCGGTGATGGGTTTGACGCCGATCCCCACCGCACCCTCGTGGATCGACTCGTCGAACTCCATCTCCTCTTCGACGAACTCGCGGACCTGCTCGACCTCGTCGGTGCCGGCCTCCCACTCGATGCCGGCGTAGACGTCCTCGGTGTTCTCCCGGAAGTTGACCATGTCCATCGCGCCCGGATCGGATACCGGCGAGGGGACACCGTCGATGTGGAAGGTCGGTCGGACGTTGGTGTAGAGATCGAGGCGTTTGCGGAGCGCGACGTTCAGGCTCCGAAAACCCGCGCCGACGGGGGTTGTGAGCGGGCCCTTGATGCCGACGTTGAACTCGCGGAGTGCCTCCAGGGTGTCCGCAGGGAGGTTCTCGTTGTAGCGCTCGCGGGCGGCCTCGCCGGCGTAGAGGCGCATCCAGTGGATCTCGCGTCCTGTCGCTTCCGCGGCCGCTCCCAGCACGCGCTGGGCGGCGGGTGCGACGTCCTGGCCGATCCCGTCACCGTGGATGAACGGGATGATCGGCTCGTCGGGAACGTCGAACTCGTCGCTGCCGGCGGCTTCGATGCGCTCGCCCTCATCAGGTACCTCGACTCGATCGTAGCTCATATCATCCGAATTCGTCGTGGCGCGCTCAAAGGTCTACCGTTCTCCGATCCGGGGTACTCGGTCTCGTACCGGTTCGTGAGGGTTATGCGACCGGCCCCGGTGGCGCACTCATGCAGCTCATCGTCCACGGTGGGGCGGGCAGCGCACCCGACGATCCCGAGTCGCGCCAGAGAGCCCTCGACGAGGCTGCGGCGACCGGCACCGGAGAACCGACGCCGGCCGCCGCAGTCGTCGCAGCTATCGGCGTCCTCGAACGCGCTCCACGGTTCAACGCCGGCGTCGGCGGGGCAATCCAGGACGACGGGACTGCCAGAACCGACGCGGGGATCATGACCGACGAGCGCGAGGTGGGGGCGGCCTGCTCGATGCCCGGTGTCCGCGACGCCGGGAGGGTCGCCCGAGCCGTCATGAACGAGACGCCACACGTGCTCGTCGCCGGCGACCATGCCGTTTCGCTGGCCGAAGGATTCGGTGTCGAGACCGAGGTCGATCTCACGACCGAGCGGACGCGCGAGCGGTGGGATGACCTCTCACCGTCTGATGGGAACGACGTCGAGGAACGGCTCGCGTGGGTCCGCGAGCAGTTCGGCGGCTCGGATACGGTTGGAGCGGTCGCCGTCGACGATGGAGAGATTGCGGCAGCAACCTCGACCGGGGGACGGTGGTGTGCGCTCGCCGGTCGGGTGGGCGACGTTCCCCAGGTCGGGAGCGGGTTCTACGCCACGCCCGCGGGCGGTGCGAGCGCGACCGGGGCGGGTGAGGACATCGCCCGAATGACGCTCTCGCGGCTGGCGGTCGAGCGGCTCGAAGCTGGCGACGGTCCCGAGACGGCCGCCGAGCACGCTATCGACGAGTTGGCGACCGAAACCGATGGCGGGGCGGGAATCATCGTGCTCGATGACGAGGGTAGGGTGGGAAGCGCGTACAACACCGAAGCGATGCAGACGAGCACGGCCAAGCAGTCGTAGCCCGAACGGCAGGCGTTTTGGTGGTTCGGTCCAACGTCGTGCCATGAGCGATGTGGACCTCTCGTCGGAGCAGTACGAAAAACACCGTGAGGCTGGCGAAATCCTCGCCCAGGTGCGCG from the Halococcus saccharolyticus DSM 5350 genome contains:
- a CDS encoding DUF502 domain-containing protein; protein product: MTSWKRDATSGLIVLVPVIVTLYVIAFIYNAIATLPFIESIEPGWVRVPLTLILFALLVFAIGYLMRTATGPLVEGAIDDVMNSLPGLRVVYNASKMAVETAVTGTGDLQAPVKLETWNGMRMTAFKTGKQTSDGRDVLFLPTAPNITTGFVVEVAPDDYSETDERVEDALTRVLSAGFGETQDNIGVSINVTEEPAKTDD
- a CDS encoding proline dehydrogenase family protein, producing the protein MIPPIASRFVAGETPAELLEHVRQLEDQGVRTICNRLGEHYEQPEPAIDDRDAYCDLLTDIDNAGLGACISVKPSQIGLGIGEETFRENLAIIVDRAATHEKFVWIDMEDHPTTDATLDAYADHATEYERVGVCIQANLKRTPEDLRRLADLPGKVRLVKGAYDEPAAIAHRKKPRVNEAYRDCLDFMFEEFDDGIAVGSHDPAMIEHATRRHEEFGTDFEIQMLMGVREEAQLELAEEYDVWQYAPYGGKWLSYFSRRAMERTENLTFALRAIVGQ
- the icd gene encoding isocitrate dehydrogenase (NADP(+)); this translates as MSYDRVEVPDEGERIEAAGSDEFDVPDEPIIPFIHGDGIGQDVAPAAQRVLGAAAEATGREIHWMRLYAGEAARERYNENLPADTLEALREFNVGIKGPLTTPVGAGFRSLNVALRKRLDLYTNVRPTFHIDGVPSPVSDPGAMDMVNFRENTEDVYAGIEWEAGTDEVEQVREFVEEEMEFDESIHEGAVGIGVKPITEFGTKRLVRKAIDYALAHDRDSVTLVHKGNIMKFTEGAFRDWGYEVAAEEYGDEVITEDTLWEDEDGDAPEDTLVVNDRIADNMLQQILTRTDNYDVLAMPNLNGDYLSDSAGAQIGGLGIAPGANIGDGRMVAEPVHGSAPKHAGKDKANPTALILSGRILFQEIGWDDAAQKVYDAVEATISSKQVTYDIHRQIEGGEKLATSEFADVIVDNIS
- a CDS encoding isoaspartyl peptidase/L-asparaginase, producing the protein MQLIVHGGAGSAPDDPESRQRALDEAAATGTGEPTPAAAVVAAIGVLERAPRFNAGVGGAIQDDGTARTDAGIMTDEREVGAACSMPGVRDAGRVARAVMNETPHVLVAGDHAVSLAEGFGVETEVDLTTERTRERWDDLSPSDGNDVEERLAWVREQFGGSDTVGAVAVDDGEIAAATSTGGRWCALAGRVGDVPQVGSGFYATPAGGASATGAGEDIARMTLSRLAVERLEAGDGPETAAEHAIDELATETDGGAGIIVLDDEGRVGSAYNTEAMQTSTAKQS